A region from the Leishmania panamensis strain MHOM/PA/94/PSC-1 chromosome 20 sequence genome encodes:
- a CDS encoding ATP-dependent RNA helicase-like protein (TriTrypDB/GeneDB-style sysID: LpmP.20.1940) codes for MVTAHLMALKRVRSEATENSEVGLDDMLVSQLAKKRPDVATCTSSSAVSPFTQQPFSARYKELLMARQRLPVFEKRHLIQETVRTHPVTLLVGETGSGKTTQVPHFLAELQGTCTGVVACTQPRRIAAISVATRVAEEMDVQLGAHVGYHVRFDSRKCNATRVLYMTDGMLLREAFTDPDLTNYSVVVVDEAHERTIDTDVVLGLLKQLLTRRPSFRLVVMSATLDVAKIQSYFPCAPLVHVSGRMYNVDVFYMPEPVRDYVEATVSCVRQVHEREPAGDILCFLTGEAEIERAVAALHQALGSSSAGASKEQGAPVQGARADLTPLSTLAEDLAAPARPTEVVVLPLYGSLSLKDQQKVFATYPPNTRKVVVATNIAETSVTIDGIVYVVDCGYQKQSLYNSEARVDYLLPAVISKASAEQRKGRAGRTRPGKCFRLFTLVDFASFPDQAHPEILRTNIVNTVLLLLTLGIANPCEFPFIDPPSDQGMSDAFYQLLYFGAVNDGLELTDFGRRMAALPVDACLARMLLMAPKHGCGADTAVVAAMLEAGNAFSRPPAKLKEAREAHARFDDADGDHIVLFRVFHAYLKNQQNGKRFCHENYLRHQTLQQAVQVYNQLRWSMGQLKIPVRSTYIPERDYVDTVALRKAVLEGFFTQVARLTPAPSGSHRGGVDPTTRIYRTVRDALSVTLHRQSVLAAVQKSRALPAWIVFDRLEVQGDAGTFIRTASAVEVDWLLDVSHFYTDLSEIPDGDIAQVLRRAQEARK; via the coding sequence ATGGTCACAGCACACCTCATGGCCCTCAAGCGCGTACGCAGCGAGGCCACTGAGAACAGCGAGGTCGGGCTCGACGACATGCTGGTTTCTCAACTCGCTAAGAAGCGACCGGACGTGGCTACCTGCACCTCTAGCTCAGCCGTGAGCCCTTTCACGCAGCAGCCCTTTTCAGCCCGCTACAAAGAATTGTTGATGGCGCGTCAGCGGCTGCCTGTGTTTGAGAAGCGCCACCTTATACAAGAGACGGTGCGCACTCACCCTGTCACCTTGCTTGTAGGCGAGACCGGCAGCGGTAAGACGACGCAGGTCCCTCACTTTcttgcggagctgcagggcaCATGCACCGGCGTTGTCGCATGTACGCAGCCACGCCGTATCGCGGCCATCTCCGTTGCCACTCGTGTGGCCGAAGAAATGGACGTGCAGCTCGGCGCACACGTTGGCTACCACGTCCGCTTCGACTCGCGCAAGTGCAACGCCACGCGCGTGCTGTACATGACGGATGGCATGCTGCTTCGCGAGGCGTTCACGGACCCGGACCTCACGAACTACAGCGTCGTGGTGGTAGACGAGGCACACGAGCGGACTATTGACACAGATGTGGTTCTCGGCttgctgaagcagctccTCACACGCCGACCCTCTTTCCGGCTGGTGGTCATGTCGGCCACGTTGGACGTGGCGAAGATTCAGTCCTACTTCCCTTGTGCGCCGCTCGTGCATGTGTCAGGGCGGATGTACAATGTTGACGTCTTTTACATGCCAGAGCCGGTGCGCGATTACGTGGAGGCAACCGTGTCCTGCGTACGCCAGGTGCATGAGCGCGAGCCGGCAGGGGATATTCTCTGCTTTTTGACTGGCGAGGCGGAGATTGAGCGAGCTGTTGCCGCACTACATCAGGCACTGGGCTCGAGCTCTGCAGGCGCCTCTAAGGAGCAAGGCGCTCCGGTGCAGGGTGCAAGAGCAGACTTGACGCCTCTCAGTACCTTGGCTGAGGAcctggcggcgccggcgcggccgacggaggtggtggtgttgccTCTCTACGGCTCTCTTAGTCTCAAGGATCAGCAGAAGGTGTTTGCCACCTACCCTCCCAACACACGCAAGGTTGTCGTGGCCACAAACATCGCTGAGACGTCTGTCACGATCGACGGCATTGTCTACGTTGTAGACTGCGGCTACCAGAAGCAGAGCTTGTACAACTCCGAGGCGCGCGTGGACTACTTGCTGCCAGCGGTTATCAGCAAGGCTTCCGCAGAGCAGCGCAAAGGTCGCGCTGGCCGTACGCGGCCTGGCAAGTGCTTCCGTCTCTTCACATTGGTCGACTTTGCCAGCTTTCCCGATCAAGCGCACCCGGAGATACTGCGCACAAACATTGTGAAcaccgtgctgctgctgctcaccctTGGCATCGCTAACCCGTGCGAGTTCCCCTTTATCGACCCGCCTTCGGACCAGGGCATGAGTGACGCCTTTTACCAGCTCTTGTACTTCGGCGCTGTGAACGATGGGCTGGAGCTGACGGACTTTGGTCGGCGTATGGCAGCGCTCCCTGTGGATGCCTGTTTGGCACGGATGCTGCTTATGGCACCCAAGCACGGCTGCGGTGCCGACaccgcggtggtggcggcgatgctgGAGGCTGGAAACGCGTTCAGCCGTCCGCCAGCGAAGTTGAAGGAGGCTCGCGAAGCGCATGCGCGCTTTGACGACGCTGACGGTGACCACATTGTGCTCTTTCGCGTTTTTCACGCCTACTTAAAGAACCAGCAAAACGGCAAGCGCTTCTGCCACGAGAACTACCTACGGCACCAAACCCTACAGCAGGCGGTGCAAGTGTATAACCAGCTACGGTGGTCGATGGGCCAGCTCAAGATACCGGTGCGGTCCACCTACATCCCGGAGCGCGACTACGTAGACACGGTGGCGCTCCgcaaggcggtgctggagggATTCTTCACCCAAGTTGCCCGTCTGACCCCTGCCCCATCCGGTAGCCATAGAGGCGGGGTGGATCCAACGACACGCATCTACCGTACTGTCCGGGACGCTTTGAGTGTGACGCTGCATCGCCAGTccgtgctggcggcggtgcagaagTCCCGCGCACTTCCCGCCTGGATCGTGTTTGACCGTCTAGAGGTGCAGGGGGACGCGGGCACGTTTATCCGAACTGCCTCAGCAGTGGAGGTGGACTGGTTGCTGGATGTGAGTCACTTTTACACCGATCTCAGCGAGATCCCAGATGGCGATAttgcgcaggtgctgcgccgtgctCAAGAGGCACGAAAGTGA